The following nucleotide sequence is from Archocentrus centrarchus isolate MPI-CPG fArcCen1 chromosome 6, fArcCen1, whole genome shotgun sequence.
TGTGCCATATTTCAGAGAAGCTGTGACGGCCAGGATAGGTGTTTTCGACCGCACAGATACATTTTTTCTACCATCTTATAGGCTCTATCCCTCATATATGCACTTAACACACTGCCTTTTCCTGAATATTATGTGCTGTGACTATCTTGATGTTTTCCATGACTGTCAGCACTTTCTTTGTAAGGCTTAGTAACTGCTTAGTACTGACCATTTAACCAGCTATACCTGCCTTTGCATCACTGTACACAAGAGTCAGTGACATAGGGGTTAGGCTCCGAGGTGAATGGGGGCACAGGAGATGGGCCAGATAAAGCTGGGGATTAGTACTATTTCCCATActgttctgttgttgttgttgcttagATGTACCTGTTTTAGTGCGGGCATCACGGGTATGACCTGTAGAGAGGTGGCTGACACATCCCTTTCAGACTTGGCAGGTTTGGCACAGTACTGCTCCAGTAGGTTGAGGTCACAGCTACGGAAACAACACTCCTCTACGATCCCACCGTTCTGCGGTCGCCGGCTGTTAGTCCTGCTGGTTGGCCTACCTGAGGAAAAATACCACAAGGAACGAAGACGTAGAGGTTAGGGgctgcaaacacagcatcaGTATAATAATGAATCAAGGTTGTTTTTCGCAGGATTACTTCAACAGCCATAGCAGCTCTTGGAGCAAACAGGATAAAGGAAATCTATGACCAACTGCAACAAATCTTTTTGTTTGTAGAGGATAATCTGATTAGGGCTATCTGGAAGTCCTTAAATGAGTGAATATACAAGTAAACACCCTGTGCTGTAGAGACCAAAAGAAAGCAACAGACACAATAAGCTCTCAGACATACTTTACGGATagcaaaatacataaaatggaAACTCTTCTGTGACCTTGTCCTTTGCCAAGTCAGcagagatataaaaaaaaatgctgaggaAGAGCAGAGAAGTAGAGAAACCAGGAGAAAGGGGATGAGTGCAGAGAGGGAATGTGAGggtcaaaacaaaaagaatgcaTAACAAAAGAGGGTTAAATCAAGAGAAAAAAGGTGTAGAAAAAAAGGATGGCTGGTTAGCATGTTGCACAGGGAACATTATTCACAATCAGTAAAGGCCTTGTTTGAAGTCCTGCGACTCAAACAATGTTTGAGAAATCTCATGAGAGTGATGACTAGATTTGATtgcaagaggaagagaaagagaatgtgATGCAAGAGGGGGAGGGAGAAGGCAAAGAGGAGGGGGCACATCTATGTTCAAATCGAATAATGATCTTTCTGATCGGAAACAAGCCTTTGTGCCAAgcagcacacaaagaaaacacctTGATTAGCATCAGCTAATATATTTTTCAACTGAAGTCCTTGAAATCAGATTAATGAGAGGAAGGTGAAGTTATTTATGTCAAAAATACTGCAGATGGTGCAAACAGAAGCTTATGCAGTTTAGGATTAACAGCTACCACAATGCTTCCACATACAATGCTTTACAGTGCCCCATCATCATGGAAGCAATGATTAGAATTGATGATCTTTCCTCTCTGCCTGACATCAACAACCCCCCACCCCGACCAACTCATCAGTGTGGTCTCCTGGCCTGGGAACACTATTGCCGAGGTGACCAGTATACCTCATGGGGTGCTATTACTTTAGTGGTAAACAAGCGACCCATCGTGTTGCTAGTCGTGTGTGCCTTCGCAGCTCACAAGTCTTTCATATGCAATGAGATGTACGGCCTGCAATCAGACTCAGCAGAGAAAGCAGCCTGGACCAGGTCTTGAGACACACAGCTGGCTATAATCTCTCCCTGTGCTTATGCGCGCGCGctagtgtgagtgagtgagtgcgtgagaaagaaaaatagcAAACACGCATACCACACAACCGCAGCACAGTCTCAGCTCTCCAAGCAGATGTGTGCAAATGAACAACAGAGACATTCAACAGGAgggaaataaaaagcaaatcaaCATTTATGCAGCTCATTGTGAAAACTTGTAATAGTTTGAAACCTACTGAATAGAAGCCTCTGTCTCCACAGACGAACTGCAGCGCATCCACCAGTTCACCCCCACACAGCGTCTCCGCCGAGGCCATTTCCACAGCGTAGAGCGTCAGGGCCAGTGCAAAGAGTAGCGCGCGACTCGTTGAAGACATCCTCTTGATCTGCGGGATGAAGCACAGGGTCATCAAATGTAACCATGACATGCAGAAAGTGGTGGCATACAGGattcattaagaaaaaaaaagagagacagatttttatttatttatatataaaaatatatacattttcagACCAAGAGGATATAGTATCCATTACAGGCACGCTGTATATATTCaaatgttacacacacacaaaaactgagaAGAGATGGGACAAAATATGCAGACCCGATCTTCACCTCCCCTGCCTGCTATTATCAGCTGTTGTCATCTGTGTCGCACCTGAAGAAGTGCTTattgtgaaggaaaaaaaaaaaagtcgacaGTACCACCAGCTTTTCCACTCTTACACAACCCTCCTGAAGTTGCAAGGCCGGCTTCTCGGTAGTTAACTATTCGAAAACACCAAACTCAGCATATATTTTCCCCTCGCTCACCCCGGAATGAGCTCACTGACCCTCAGACCTACCGCCCCCTATCTGCCGGTAAAAACATCAGCTGTTTGCGCCGTGTCAACGGCACCATCCAGGCGAGAGAAGACTAAAATTACTTAAAACTCTCTTTTTCTATCACAAACGC
It contains:
- the igf2b gene encoding LOW QUALITY PROTEIN: insulin-like growth factor 2 (The sequence of the model RefSeq protein was modified relative to this genomic sequence to represent the inferred CDS: deleted 1 base in 1 codon), which codes for METQQRYGHHSLCHTCRRTENSRMKIKRMSSTSRALLFALALTLYAVEMASAETLCGGELVDALQFVCGDRGFYSVGRPTSRTNSRRPQNGGIVEECCFRSCDLNLLEQYCAKPAKSERDVSATSLQVIPVMPALKQEVPRKQHVTVKYSKYEVWQRKAAQRLRRGVPAILRARKFKRHAEKIKAEEQAIFHRPLISLPSKLPPVLLTTDNFVNHK